A stretch of the Corynebacterium maris DSM 45190 genome encodes the following:
- a CDS encoding DNA-directed RNA polymerase subunit beta' — protein sequence MFDVNLFDELRIGLASAEDIRRWSKGEVKKPETINYRTLKPEKDGLFCERIFGPTRDWECACGKYKRVRYKGIICERCGVEVTKSKVRRERMGHIELAAPVTHIWYFKGVPSRLGYLLDLAPKDLERIIYFAANIITSVDDEARHNDLSTLEAEMLLEKKEVEQDVESEIAERAGKLEEDLAELEEAGAKADARRKVQNAADKEMQHIRERGEREVERLEEIWQTFVKLAPKQMIIDELIYEELLDRYEDYFTGGMGAEAIQTLIQNYDIDAEAEELNHIIAEGKGQKKMRALKRLKVVAAFQRSKNDPAGMVLDAIPVIPPELRPMVQLDGGRFATSDLNDLYRRVINRNNRLKRMIDLGAPEIIVNNEKRMLQESVDALFDNGRRGRPVTGPGNRPLKSLSDLLKGKQGRFRQNLLGKRVDYSGRSVIIVGPQLKLHECGLPKLMALELFKPFVMKRLVEHDYAQNIKSAKRMVERQRPEVWDVLEEAISEHPVLLNRAPTLHRLGIQAFEPKLVEGKAIQLHPLACEAFNADFDGDQMAVHLPLSAEAQAEARVLMLSSNNILSPASGKPLAMPRLDMVTGLYFLTMDKNEDEIGGEGAYRPADDNGPARGVYSSPAEAIMARDRGVLGLQAPIRVRIDHLRPPAEVEAELYPEGWEQGDVWTTDTTLGRIMFNELLPWNYPYLEGVMARKGTGKVTILLGDVISDLVDKYPMITVAQTLDKLGDAGFYWATRSGVTISMSDVLVLPNKTEILESYEKEAEVIERKYWQQGKLTERERYERLVELWQDATNTVGQAVEAMYPDDNPIPMIVKSGAAGNMRQIWTLAGMKGMVVNSRGEYITRPIKTSFREGLSVLEYFNNSHGSRKGLADTALRTADSGYLTRRLVDVAQDVIVRESDCGSRQGVRVPVAEQLLDAEGNASYVRDALVETSLSGRVLSGDLKDAEGNLIYEAGTDLTEQIIDDIVAHGIDKVKVRSVLTCQTPSGVCAKCYGKSMATGQLVDIGEAVGIVAAQSIGEPGTQLTMRTFHQGGVGGDITGGLPRVQELFEARVPKNRAPIASVAGTISLEDEGNFWTLRITPDDGGDDVIYEKLSKRQGLAQVSRPMDSNPQAMIERSLQEGDRVEVGDRLLRGAADPHDVLEILGRRGVEKHLIDEVQAVYRTQGVAIHDKHIEIIIRQMLRRGTVIEAGTTTLLPGTLVDLSEAKQVNSTALAESGQPAELRSEIMGITKASLATESWLSAASFQETTRVLTDAAINKRSDQLLGLKENVIIGKLIPAGTGISRYRNITVNPTEAARNAAYSIPTYGESIYGDEGYGEFTGASVPLDEAFDL from the coding sequence GTGTTCGACGTAAACCTCTTCGACGAGCTCCGCATCGGCCTGGCCAGCGCCGAGGATATCCGCCGTTGGTCCAAGGGCGAGGTCAAGAAGCCGGAAACCATCAACTACCGCACCCTCAAGCCGGAGAAGGACGGTCTCTTCTGCGAGCGCATCTTCGGCCCGACCCGGGACTGGGAGTGCGCCTGCGGCAAGTACAAGCGCGTCCGCTACAAGGGCATCATCTGTGAACGCTGCGGCGTCGAGGTGACCAAGTCCAAGGTGCGTCGCGAGCGCATGGGCCACATCGAGCTGGCCGCGCCCGTCACCCACATCTGGTACTTCAAGGGCGTGCCGTCCCGGCTGGGCTACCTGCTGGACCTCGCTCCGAAGGACCTGGAGCGCATCATCTACTTCGCGGCGAACATCATCACGTCCGTCGACGATGAGGCCCGCCACAACGACCTGTCGACCCTCGAGGCAGAGATGCTGCTCGAGAAGAAGGAAGTCGAGCAGGACGTCGAGTCCGAGATCGCCGAGCGCGCCGGCAAGCTGGAAGAAGACCTCGCCGAGCTCGAGGAAGCCGGCGCCAAGGCCGACGCCCGCCGCAAGGTGCAGAACGCGGCCGACAAGGAGATGCAGCACATCCGCGAGCGCGGCGAGCGCGAGGTCGAGCGTCTCGAGGAGATCTGGCAGACCTTCGTCAAGCTGGCTCCGAAGCAGATGATCATCGACGAGCTCATCTACGAGGAGCTCCTCGACCGCTACGAGGACTACTTCACCGGCGGCATGGGCGCCGAGGCCATCCAGACGTTGATTCAGAACTACGACATCGACGCCGAGGCCGAGGAACTCAACCACATCATCGCCGAGGGCAAGGGCCAGAAGAAGATGCGCGCCCTCAAGCGCCTCAAGGTCGTCGCCGCTTTCCAGCGGTCCAAGAACGACCCGGCCGGCATGGTCCTGGACGCGATCCCGGTGATCCCGCCGGAGCTGCGCCCGATGGTTCAGCTCGACGGCGGCCGTTTCGCCACCTCCGACCTGAACGACCTCTACCGTCGCGTGATCAACCGCAACAACCGCCTCAAGCGCATGATCGACCTCGGCGCGCCCGAGATCATCGTGAACAACGAGAAGCGCATGCTGCAGGAGTCCGTGGACGCCCTGTTCGACAACGGCCGCCGCGGCCGTCCGGTCACCGGACCGGGCAACCGTCCGCTGAAGTCGCTGTCCGACCTGCTCAAGGGCAAGCAGGGCCGCTTCCGTCAGAACCTGCTGGGCAAGCGCGTCGACTACTCCGGCCGTTCCGTGATCATCGTCGGCCCGCAGCTCAAGCTCCACGAGTGCGGTCTGCCGAAGCTGATGGCGCTCGAGCTGTTCAAGCCGTTCGTGATGAAGCGCCTGGTCGAGCACGACTACGCGCAAAACATCAAGTCCGCCAAGCGCATGGTCGAGCGTCAGCGCCCCGAGGTGTGGGACGTGCTCGAGGAAGCCATTTCCGAGCACCCGGTGCTGCTCAACCGTGCACCGACGCTGCACCGCCTGGGCATCCAGGCCTTCGAGCCGAAGCTCGTCGAGGGCAAGGCCATCCAGCTGCACCCGCTGGCCTGTGAAGCCTTCAACGCCGACTTCGACGGCGACCAGATGGCGGTCCACCTGCCGCTGTCCGCCGAGGCGCAGGCAGAGGCACGCGTGCTGATGCTGTCCTCGAACAACATCCTGTCCCCGGCGTCCGGCAAGCCGCTGGCCATGCCGCGCCTGGACATGGTCACGGGCCTGTACTTCCTGACCATGGACAAGAACGAGGACGAGATCGGCGGCGAGGGCGCCTACCGCCCGGCCGACGACAACGGCCCGGCCCGCGGCGTGTACTCCTCCCCGGCGGAGGCCATCATGGCCCGCGACCGCGGAGTCCTCGGCCTGCAGGCCCCGATCCGGGTCCGCATCGACCACCTCCGCCCGCCGGCGGAGGTCGAGGCGGAGCTCTACCCCGAGGGCTGGGAGCAGGGCGACGTCTGGACGACCGACACCACGCTCGGCCGCATCATGTTCAACGAGCTGCTGCCGTGGAACTACCCGTACCTCGAGGGCGTCATGGCCCGTAAGGGCACGGGCAAGGTCACGATCCTGCTCGGCGACGTGATTTCCGACCTGGTGGACAAGTACCCGATGATCACCGTGGCGCAGACCCTGGACAAGCTCGGCGACGCCGGCTTCTACTGGGCGACCCGCTCCGGCGTGACCATCTCCATGTCCGACGTGCTGGTGCTGCCGAACAAGACCGAGATCCTCGAGTCCTACGAGAAGGAAGCCGAGGTCATCGAGCGCAAGTACTGGCAGCAGGGCAAGCTGACCGAGCGCGAGCGCTACGAGCGTCTGGTCGAGCTGTGGCAGGACGCCACCAACACGGTGGGTCAGGCCGTCGAGGCGATGTATCCGGACGACAACCCGATTCCGATGATCGTGAAGTCGGGCGCCGCCGGCAACATGCGCCAGATCTGGACCCTGGCGGGCATGAAGGGCATGGTCGTGAACTCGCGCGGCGAGTACATCACCCGCCCGATCAAGACCTCCTTCCGTGAGGGCCTGTCGGTGCTGGAGTACTTCAACAACTCCCACGGTTCCCGTAAGGGCCTGGCCGACACCGCTCTGCGCACCGCCGACTCGGGCTACCTCACCCGTCGTCTGGTCGACGTGGCGCAGGACGTCATCGTCCGCGAATCGGACTGCGGTTCCCGTCAGGGCGTGCGTGTCCCGGTCGCCGAGCAGCTGCTCGACGCCGAGGGCAACGCCTCCTACGTCCGCGACGCGCTCGTGGAGACCTCCCTGTCGGGCCGCGTGCTCTCCGGCGACCTCAAGGACGCCGAGGGCAACCTGATCTACGAGGCGGGCACCGACCTGACCGAGCAGATCATCGACGACATCGTCGCCCACGGCATCGACAAGGTGAAGGTCCGCTCCGTTCTGACCTGCCAGACCCCGTCGGGCGTCTGCGCCAAGTGCTACGGCAAGTCCATGGCCACCGGCCAGCTGGTCGACATCGGCGAGGCCGTCGGCATCGTCGCAGCCCAGTCGATCGGTGAGCCGGGCACCCAGCTGACGATGCGTACCTTCCACCAGGGTGGCGTCGGCGGCGACATCACCGGCGGTCTGCCGCGTGTGCAGGAGCTGTTCGAGGCCCGCGTTCCGAAGAACCGCGCCCCGATCGCCTCCGTCGCCGGCACGATCTCGCTGGAGGACGAGGGCAACTTCTGGACCCTGCGCATCACCCCGGACGACGGCGGCGACGACGTCATCTACGAGAAGCTGTCCAAGCGTCAGGGCCTGGCGCAGGTCTCCCGCCCGATGGACTCCAACCCGCAGGCCATGATCGAGCGTTCGCTGCAGGAAGGCGACCGCGTCGAGGTGGGCGACCGCCTGCTGCGCGGCGCCGCCGACCCGCACGACGTGCTGGAGATCCTCGGCCGCCGTGGCGTGGAGAAGCACCTGATCGACGAAGTGCAGGCCGTGTACCGCACCCAGGGTGTGGCCATCCACGACAAGCACATCGAGATCATCATCCGGCAGATGCTGCGGCGCGGCACCGTCATCGAGGCCGGCACGACCACGCTGCTCCCGGGCACCCTGGTCGACCTGTCCGAGGCGAAGCAGGTCAACTCCACCGCTCTGGCCGAGTCCGGCCAGCCGGCGGAGCTGCGCTCCGAGATCATGGGCATCACCAAGGCCTCCCTGGCCACCGAGTCCTGGCTGTCGGCCGCCTCCTTCCAGGAGACGACCCGCGTCCTGACCGACGCGGCGATCAACAAGCGCTCCGACCAGCTGCTCGGCCTCAAGGAGAACGTGATCATCGGTAAGCTGATCCCGGCCGGAACCGGCATCTCGCGCTACCGCAACATCACGGTCAACCCGACTGAGGCAGCCCGCAACGCCGCCTACTCGATCCCGACGTACGGGGAATCGATCTACGGCGACGAAGGCTACGGCGAATTCACCGGCGCTTCCGTGCCGCTGGACGAGGCCTTCGACCTCTAA
- a CDS encoding DUF1707 SHOCT-like domain-containing protein: protein MDHTPRLRASDDDRSQTVASLQEALSRGQLTLGEFDERAKLAYGARFRDELEALLADLTPDSPAPPARPVPAPRHQITGAGGGTNLSAGILGSTSYDGVWQVGDNHMSISIMGSTELNLTEARLPGQETAINAIAIMGSVEIYVPEDFRVISDGAGVMGSFSVEDGEGVTLRQADVAADAPVIRVRGVGLMGSVEIYRVPRD, encoded by the coding sequence ATGGACCACACCCCGCGCCTGCGTGCCTCCGATGACGACCGGTCGCAGACCGTCGCCTCTCTGCAGGAGGCGTTGAGCAGGGGGCAGTTGACGCTGGGGGAATTCGACGAGCGGGCGAAGCTGGCCTACGGCGCCCGGTTCCGCGATGAGCTCGAGGCGTTGCTGGCGGACCTCACCCCTGACTCTCCCGCACCTCCCGCCCGGCCAGTCCCGGCGCCTCGGCATCAGATCACCGGCGCCGGCGGCGGCACGAACTTGAGCGCGGGCATCCTCGGATCGACGTCCTACGACGGGGTGTGGCAAGTCGGCGACAACCACATGTCGATCTCGATCATGGGTTCCACCGAGCTGAACCTGACCGAGGCCCGGCTGCCGGGGCAGGAGACGGCCATCAACGCCATCGCAATCATGGGGTCGGTGGAGATCTACGTTCCCGAGGACTTCCGCGTCATCAGCGACGGCGCCGGCGTCATGGGCTCATTCAGCGTCGAAGACGGCGAGGGCGTCACCCTACGGCAGGCCGACGTCGCCGCCGACGCCCCCGTGATTCGCGTCCGCGGCGTCGGGTTGATGGGGTCGGTGGAGATTTACCGGGTGCCCCGCGACTGA
- a CDS encoding acetamidase/formamidase family protein codes for MPEEHFLSKAGGVAGFPADKEPVLRVSPGAGDRITFETDDEAYRQMHEHKSMDAVTAVLNPVTGPVHVQGAEPGDVLAVTIHDIALPHGGWSVYLPGAGALEGVMGEEMFTRFIPIEDGRAQLSDEVSVPVRPMIGCIGVAAAATTMSTVMPSYPTGGNMDLTDAAVGSTVYLPVQVAGALLYIGDIHAVMARGESSFVAIEAAGEATVSVDLIKRPADTDSLSRLRAPRVHTGAELVCVGLGDPVQDSVVMAYEQLFDALTTDHGYSAEDAYVLMSAEAHTELGGPTGSETPDPLHPFRAVGAVTLARIDARYLR; via the coding sequence GTGCCCGAAGAACATTTCCTGAGTAAAGCCGGCGGCGTCGCCGGTTTCCCCGCCGACAAGGAGCCGGTGCTGCGTGTCAGCCCCGGAGCCGGCGACCGTATCACCTTTGAGACGGACGACGAGGCCTACCGTCAGATGCACGAGCACAAGTCCATGGACGCGGTGACCGCCGTGCTCAACCCCGTGACCGGCCCGGTGCATGTCCAGGGCGCGGAGCCGGGCGACGTGCTGGCCGTCACGATCCACGACATCGCGCTGCCCCACGGCGGCTGGTCGGTGTACCTGCCCGGGGCCGGGGCGCTGGAGGGTGTGATGGGTGAGGAGATGTTCACCCGCTTCATCCCCATCGAGGACGGCCGGGCGCAGCTGAGCGACGAGGTCTCCGTGCCCGTGCGCCCGATGATCGGTTGCATCGGCGTCGCGGCGGCGGCGACCACGATGTCGACGGTCATGCCCTCCTACCCCACCGGCGGCAACATGGATCTCACGGACGCGGCCGTCGGCTCCACCGTCTACCTGCCCGTCCAGGTGGCCGGGGCACTGTTGTACATCGGCGACATTCACGCGGTGATGGCGCGCGGCGAGTCCAGTTTCGTCGCCATCGAGGCCGCGGGCGAAGCCACCGTCAGCGTCGACCTGATCAAGCGGCCGGCCGACACGGATTCACTGTCGCGGCTGCGTGCCCCGCGCGTGCACACCGGCGCAGAGCTGGTGTGCGTCGGTCTCGGCGACCCGGTGCAGGATTCCGTGGTCATGGCCTACGAGCAGCTTTTCGACGCCCTGACCACCGACCACGGTTACTCGGCGGAGGACGCCTACGTGCTCATGAGCGCGGAGGCCCACACCGAGCTGGGCGGGCCCACCGGCTCCGAGACGCCGGATCCGTTGCACCCGTTCCGCGCCGTCGGCGCCGTGACCTTGGCGCGGATCGACGCCCGGTATCTGCGCTGA
- a CDS encoding trypsin-like serine protease, translated as MTYHGGSPFGSSPSGNGQGGPFGSSPLDSHSDRAAHQPGPSAGAPFSGAAASPPPSVKPAGQSHGVTVAWIAAALALVVGLGGGGAAAVNALSGSSAAPTTGTDVSDALVIDDGASDVAEGLAPGSGTEVEDNAERAEIYRNSSDYQFLAGDAGALMPGAMFITASGASCSSGWFVKEESSDAVYMTTAGHCVEEGEEIAYRDTDGALVPAGRAVLTTGFDLEGDLDYGLIELYSDARWEPTIPVEVAGQVEGIASAEWVEDTKPYICRLGYRSGLSCGDFIERESTNVIRYENISDHGDSGGPVWAQDPGTGAWYAVGITSFGEETDATSAGAMVVAPLVAANDFKLLIPGPA; from the coding sequence ATGACCTATCACGGTGGATCCCCCTTCGGGTCTTCCCCCTCCGGCAACGGACAGGGCGGCCCCTTTGGCTCGTCTCCGCTGGACAGTCACAGCGATCGTGCCGCGCACCAGCCGGGCCCCTCCGCCGGCGCTCCCTTTTCCGGCGCCGCGGCGTCGCCGCCGCCGTCGGTGAAGCCCGCCGGGCAGTCCCACGGCGTGACCGTCGCCTGGATCGCCGCCGCCCTGGCGCTTGTGGTGGGGCTGGGCGGCGGCGGGGCTGCCGCGGTCAACGCCCTGAGCGGTTCTTCGGCTGCGCCCACAACCGGCACCGACGTCAGCGACGCGCTGGTGATCGATGACGGCGCCAGCGACGTCGCCGAGGGACTCGCCCCCGGCAGCGGCACTGAGGTGGAAGACAACGCTGAGCGCGCAGAGATTTACCGGAACTCGAGCGATTACCAATTTCTGGCGGGCGATGCGGGAGCGCTGATGCCGGGCGCCATGTTCATCACGGCCAGCGGGGCGAGCTGTTCCAGCGGCTGGTTCGTCAAGGAGGAGTCTTCGGACGCCGTCTACATGACCACTGCCGGGCACTGCGTCGAGGAAGGGGAAGAAATCGCCTACCGCGACACGGACGGGGCCCTCGTCCCAGCGGGCCGGGCAGTTCTGACCACCGGCTTCGACTTGGAAGGCGATCTCGACTACGGACTCATTGAGCTGTACTCCGACGCCCGGTGGGAGCCCACCATTCCAGTGGAAGTGGCGGGGCAGGTCGAAGGCATCGCCAGCGCCGAATGGGTGGAGGACACGAAGCCGTACATCTGCCGTCTGGGCTACCGGTCGGGCTTGAGCTGCGGCGACTTCATCGAACGGGAATCAACCAACGTCATCCGCTACGAAAATATTTCTGACCACGGCGACTCCGGCGGACCGGTGTGGGCCCAGGACCCCGGGACCGGGGCCTGGTACGCCGTCGGCATCACCAGCTTCGGAGAAGAAACCGACGCCACGAGCGCCGGAGCGATGGTGGTGGCCCCTCTCGTCGCCGCCAATGACTTCAAGCTCCTCATTCCTGGACCTGCTTAA
- a CDS encoding vWA domain-containing protein, whose amino-acid sequence MTFTRSLFKRAAATAAAAVLAGFAGLGGQALAQEAPPVENNDALGQFGACMAGEGTADLLIIMDESASLSEEEYGATDADDLRVSAAKDFVSELARTSEETGSDIRVRTAGFGTDYYDSPDGVSGNIKNPDDYDEGMSQEMLSYGGWNSLTDGVGAVHGELDKFSERTLDMYTEYPDALRGTLSSFGDSESPCRAAMMFSDGEMTTAEDDAEAAASQMCSPEGVVSQVRLAGIQLFTVGLNEGGEQDMSVLRSLSEGGDTDCGSPVTPNGQFFEGSDAAGLLAAFRSALPNPGGTSQSGINVNEIFTFTLDNSVSPVSLEAQPSEQLGEGEELIPVLIPPTGEPVELTTGGRQAIGEADVTVSLHDWAPGAVDVEMENTGDWAGAWGLGYRSVNADDASYRASLTIKPGMNLQITDPTDNSTGSLRAMNSDTLSASLLDQDGQPVTLDGDAQLTASFLTNDGEEVVLVDGAPLGEGQPVDISLDPIDRVSVGTLIASANITTAPAEGVAGTELNPVMSQHSLSVSLENMPTPPASLDLGSVTQETVEVDAPVTGPGRVWVESGELGNASLPEGVTVAVDSPADSMDNAIQLERDETGVLPLTFTVEELADGPLVGEVIVHSAEADGSNPSQISVPVRGAMSVPVDQATFWAALIVAVIVAIGVPLAVLYAMRYFGGTIPRTPRVYAQRIPVRVEGHRLVNAQTGQPFTVSHNDFLSSAPVDMRPRNVNVAGVNLNVKYGPWPFTAAQVVADDGLSISSKGEQKGTDAVLPLAIQNTWFVTMNPHSDTDATVVMMVDELAHGEKVENMERDVLQRAPDLIGDLADQREEALAKESTTAAGGGGASPEPAVEAAAQEQQGGGPFGGGTGSGGGGQPPRTPGPFG is encoded by the coding sequence ATGACGTTCACTCGCTCCCTGTTCAAGCGCGCCGCCGCCACTGCGGCCGCAGCCGTCCTGGCGGGTTTCGCCGGACTGGGCGGCCAGGCCCTGGCCCAGGAAGCCCCGCCGGTGGAAAACAATGACGCGCTCGGCCAGTTCGGCGCCTGCATGGCCGGCGAAGGGACCGCCGACCTGCTGATCATCATGGATGAGTCAGCCTCGCTCAGCGAGGAAGAATACGGCGCCACCGACGCCGACGACCTGCGTGTCAGCGCGGCGAAAGACTTCGTCTCTGAATTGGCCCGCACCTCGGAAGAGACCGGCTCGGACATTCGGGTGCGCACCGCGGGCTTCGGCACCGACTACTACGACTCCCCGGACGGCGTGTCCGGCAACATCAAGAACCCGGACGACTACGACGAGGGCATGTCGCAGGAGATGCTTTCCTACGGGGGCTGGAACTCTCTGACCGACGGCGTGGGGGCGGTGCACGGCGAGCTCGATAAATTCAGCGAACGCACCCTGGACATGTACACCGAGTACCCGGACGCCCTGCGCGGCACCCTGTCCAGCTTCGGCGACTCCGAGTCCCCGTGCCGGGCCGCCATGATGTTCAGCGACGGCGAAATGACCACGGCAGAAGACGACGCCGAGGCCGCGGCCAGTCAGATGTGCAGCCCGGAAGGCGTGGTCTCGCAGGTGCGGTTGGCCGGGATTCAGCTTTTCACCGTCGGACTGAACGAAGGAGGGGAACAGGACATGTCGGTCCTGCGTTCCCTGTCCGAGGGCGGCGACACGGACTGCGGCTCCCCGGTCACGCCGAACGGCCAGTTCTTCGAAGGCAGCGACGCCGCCGGCCTGCTGGCGGCCTTCCGTTCCGCGCTGCCGAACCCCGGCGGCACATCCCAAAGCGGGATCAACGTCAACGAGATCTTCACCTTCACCCTCGATAACTCGGTCTCCCCGGTTTCTCTGGAAGCACAGCCGAGCGAGCAGCTCGGGGAAGGCGAGGAGCTCATTCCCGTCTTGATCCCGCCGACGGGGGAACCGGTGGAGCTGACCACCGGCGGACGGCAGGCGATCGGCGAGGCCGACGTCACCGTCAGTTTGCATGACTGGGCGCCGGGCGCCGTGGACGTCGAGATGGAGAACACCGGTGATTGGGCCGGAGCCTGGGGCTTAGGGTACCGCTCCGTCAACGCGGACGACGCCAGCTACCGCGCCTCCCTGACGATCAAACCGGGCATGAACCTGCAGATCACCGACCCGACGGACAACTCCACCGGTTCCCTGCGGGCGATGAACAGCGACACGTTGTCGGCCTCCCTCTTGGATCAGGACGGTCAGCCGGTCACCTTGGACGGGGACGCGCAGTTGACGGCGTCCTTCCTGACCAACGACGGCGAAGAAGTCGTCCTGGTCGACGGCGCGCCGCTGGGGGAGGGCCAACCCGTGGACATCTCGCTTGACCCCATCGACCGGGTGTCCGTCGGAACGCTGATCGCCAGCGCGAACATCACCACGGCCCCGGCCGAAGGGGTGGCGGGCACCGAATTGAATCCGGTGATGAGCCAGCACAGCCTCTCCGTCAGCCTGGAGAACATGCCGACGCCGCCCGCGTCGCTGGACCTGGGTTCCGTGACGCAGGAGACCGTCGAGGTCGACGCCCCCGTCACCGGCCCGGGCCGGGTCTGGGTGGAGTCCGGAGAGCTGGGCAACGCGTCCCTGCCAGAGGGAGTCACGGTGGCCGTCGACTCCCCGGCGGATTCCATGGACAACGCCATCCAGCTGGAACGCGACGAGACCGGCGTGCTGCCGTTGACCTTCACCGTGGAAGAGCTCGCTGACGGCCCGCTGGTCGGCGAGGTCATCGTCCACAGCGCTGAGGCGGACGGCTCCAACCCGTCCCAGATCAGCGTGCCGGTTCGCGGCGCCATGAGCGTGCCGGTGGACCAGGCGACGTTCTGGGCCGCGCTCATCGTGGCGGTGATCGTGGCCATCGGCGTCCCGCTGGCCGTGTTGTACGCGATGCGCTACTTCGGCGGCACCATCCCGCGGACCCCGCGTGTCTACGCGCAGCGCATCCCGGTGCGGGTGGAAGGCCACCGTCTGGTGAACGCACAGACCGGACAGCCGTTCACCGTCTCCCACAACGATTTCCTGTCGAGCGCCCCGGTGGACATGCGCCCGCGCAACGTCAACGTCGCCGGCGTCAATCTCAACGTCAAGTATGGGCCCTGGCCGTTTACGGCAGCGCAGGTCGTCGCCGACGACGGCCTGTCGATCTCCTCGAAGGGGGAACAGAAAGGCACCGACGCCGTGCTGCCCCTGGCCATCCAGAACACCTGGTTCGTCACGATGAACCCGCACTCCGACACGGACGCCACCGTCGTGATGATGGTCGATGAACTCGCCCACGGCGAGAAGGTGGAGAACATGGAGCGTGACGTTCTGCAGCGCGCCCCCGACCTCATCGGTGACCTCGCCGATCAGCGCGAAGAAGCGCTGGCCAAGGAGTCCACGACGGCGGCTGGGGGTGGCGGGGCATCCCCGGAGCCGGCGGTGGAGGCTGCTGCGCAGGAACAACAGGGCGGCGGTCCCTTCGGTGGCGGGACAGGAAGCGGTGGCGGCGGACAGCCTCCGCGCACTCCGGGGCCGTTCGGATAG